From a region of the Campylobacter showae genome:
- a CDS encoding NifU family protein codes for MIPFTDEELLKPVKASLQKVLPMLENDGGGMELLGIKNGKVYVRLTGHCHGCAASSTTLKYGVERQLRMDIHPELEVVNIPIGEEVKFD; via the coding sequence ATGATCCCATTTACTGATGAAGAGCTTTTAAAGCCTGTAAAAGCAAGCCTACAAAAGGTTTTGCCGATGCTTGAAAACGACGGCGGAGGCATGGAGCTATTAGGTATCAAAAACGGCAAAGTTTACGTCCGTCTTACCGGCCACTGCCATGGCTGTGCGGCTAGCTCTACTACGCTAAAATACGGCGTCGAGCGCCAGCTTCGCATGGATATCCACCCTGAGCTAGAGGTCGTAAATATCCCTATCGGCGAGGAAGTTAAATTTGATTGA
- a CDS encoding histidine kinase, translating to MIDYKKAGLKAFNKGEFDAAASYFSLAYDKKPDKKLLFLIMLCSLAKTRRDEAMTLFEIFKLKDKLGMSPYELEEILGALEAKFNDDESLEEQNAISYADFMDAVRRGGFKSTFEDIMFSTRVMIDNRDDFLEFLQNLIKNGFIEMGLNYIETAAVMFAGDERLSALAREINEKAESENLR from the coding sequence TTGATTGATTACAAAAAGGCGGGGCTAAAAGCGTTTAACAAGGGCGAATTTGACGCCGCAGCGAGCTATTTTTCGCTCGCCTATGACAAGAAGCCTGACAAAAAGCTGCTTTTTCTCATCATGCTTTGCTCGCTTGCTAAGACTCGTCGCGACGAGGCGATGACGCTTTTTGAGATATTTAAGCTAAAAGACAAGCTCGGCATGAGCCCCTATGAACTAGAGGAAATTTTAGGCGCGCTTGAGGCGAAATTTAACGACGATGAGAGCCTTGAGGAGCAAAATGCGATCAGCTATGCCGATTTTATGGACGCTGTTAGGCGCGGCGGGTTTAAAAGCACCTTCGAGGATATCATGTTTTCCACGCGCGTGATGATCGACAACCGCGACGATTTCCTCGAGTTTTTACAAAATCTTATCAAAAATGGCTTCATAGAAATGGGGCTAAACTACATCGAGACCGCGGCCGTGATGTTTGCCGGCGACGAGCGGCTAAGCGCGCTGGCTCGCGAAATCAACGAAAAGGCCGAAAGTGAAAATTTACGTTAA
- a CDS encoding UDP-N-acetylmuramoyl-L-alanyl-D-glutamate--2,6-diaminopimelate ligase, giving the protein MKIYVKEGFVTDNSNECEAGCYFVKTATNAKFEAAAEAKGAKIINLSECKQLLGIDEGIKIIGITGTNGKTTTAAAIYATLLNLGYGCGLCGTRGAFINNERIDDKALTTSEILRTLSYLKAASERGCEYFVMEASSHAIAQKRIESLEFAMKIFTNLTQDHLDYHGTFEEYAHVKSEFFADDAPKLINVDDRGGIKFNPANALTYALHADADFAPGEYSLEGGIRGTLKTPRGQMELSSNLHGEFNLYNLIAAASCVATLTDRPLDEIARAASKFDGVEGRMEVVSRDPLVIVDFAHTPDGIEKVLNALRHRKIVAVFGAGGDRDRTKRPKMGATAQKYAHRLVVTSDNPRSEESETIIAEICGGLEMNERVKCIANRKEAIKYALESLAQDEILVILGKGDETYQEIKGVKYPFSDKQVVRELLDGRA; this is encoded by the coding sequence GTGAAAATTTACGTTAAAGAAGGCTTCGTCACCGACAACTCGAACGAGTGCGAAGCGGGTTGCTATTTCGTTAAAACGGCGACGAACGCCAAATTTGAAGCCGCCGCCGAGGCAAAGGGTGCAAAAATCATAAATTTGAGCGAATGCAAGCAGCTGCTAGGCATCGACGAGGGTATCAAAATCATCGGCATCACGGGTACGAACGGCAAGACTACGACCGCGGCGGCGATCTACGCCACGCTCTTAAATTTAGGCTACGGATGCGGCCTGTGCGGCACTCGCGGCGCTTTTATAAACAATGAACGCATCGATGATAAGGCGCTAACGACGAGCGAAATTTTACGCACGCTTAGCTACCTAAAAGCCGCTAGCGAGCGCGGCTGCGAGTACTTCGTGATGGAGGCTAGCTCGCATGCCATCGCGCAAAAGCGCATCGAGAGCCTGGAATTTGCGATGAAAATCTTTACGAATTTGACCCAAGACCACCTCGACTATCACGGCACGTTTGAGGAGTACGCACACGTAAAGAGCGAGTTTTTCGCGGATGACGCGCCAAAACTCATAAACGTCGACGATCGCGGCGGGATCAAATTTAACCCAGCAAACGCCCTAACTTACGCGCTTCACGCTGACGCGGACTTTGCGCCCGGCGAGTATTCGCTAGAGGGCGGCATACGCGGGACGCTAAAGACTCCGCGCGGCCAGATGGAGCTAAGCTCAAATTTGCACGGCGAATTTAACCTCTATAACCTCATCGCGGCCGCCTCTTGCGTTGCGACGCTGACGGATAGGCCGCTAGATGAGATCGCGCGCGCGGCGTCGAAATTTGACGGCGTCGAGGGGCGCATGGAGGTCGTGAGTCGCGATCCGCTCGTGATCGTGGACTTTGCGCATACGCCAGACGGCATCGAAAAGGTTCTAAACGCGCTGCGTCATCGTAAAATCGTCGCGGTTTTTGGTGCCGGCGGCGATAGAGACCGCACCAAGCGCCCAAAAATGGGTGCAACCGCGCAAAAATACGCGCACAGACTAGTTGTTACAAGTGATAACCCTCGTAGCGAAGAGTCAGAAACCATCATCGCCGAAATTTGCGGCGGCCTAGAGATGAACGAGCGCGTAAAATGCATCGCAAACCGCAAAGAGGCGATAAAATACGCGCTTGAAAGCCTCGCACAGGATGAAATTTTGGTGATTTTAGGTAAGGGCGACGAAACCTACCAAGAGATCAAAGGCGTAAAGTATCCGTTTAGCGACAAGCAGGTCGTGCGCGAACTTTTGGACGGACGCGCCTAA
- the panD gene encoding aspartate 1-decarboxylase, with translation MKIEILSSKIHRARVTDANLNYVGSVTIGPELIEAAGLCEYQKVEILNVNNGERFATYVIRGKKKGEICLNGAAARKVCVGDVVIIVAYALLSAKKARDFEPKIVQVNAQNEIVK, from the coding sequence ATGAAAATCGAAATTTTATCAAGCAAAATCCACCGCGCGCGCGTGACGGACGCAAACCTCAATTACGTGGGCTCGGTTACGATCGGACCCGAGCTCATCGAGGCTGCGGGACTTTGCGAATACCAAAAAGTCGAGATCCTAAACGTCAATAACGGCGAGCGCTTCGCTACATACGTGATCCGCGGCAAAAAAAAGGGCGAGATCTGCCTAAACGGCGCGGCCGCGCGTAAAGTCTGCGTAGGCGATGTCGTCATTATCGTTGCTTATGCGCTTCTTAGCGCCAAAAAAGCGAGAGATTTCGAGCCAAAGATCGTGCAGGTAAACGCGCAAAACGAGATCGTAAAATAA
- a CDS encoding EFR1 family ferrodoxin (N-terminal region resembles flavodoxins. C-terminal ferrodoxin region binds two 4Fe-4S clusters.), with the protein MIAIYFSSTGNTKYCTQRFIERLGGDIPAVSIEDEGCAELLKRHGDVILAYPVYFSDLPQIVREFIYENSANFCGKNVFIIATMEIFSGDGAGCAARILKRAGAKITGGAHVKMPAFILDMAIFSYSAQKNERLIKEANAKLERASEAFAAGNPPQEGLGVLCRIAGLLGQRLWMKIWDKTPFARRKPSLDAARCNGCGECAKSCPMQNIKIAHGKARFSERCTICYRCVNKCRQKAITILGKAVNLEKSVAAEFKDI; encoded by the coding sequence ATGATAGCGATTTATTTCAGCTCCACGGGCAACACGAAGTATTGCACGCAGAGATTTATAGAGCGTCTGGGCGGCGATATCCCCGCGGTTTCGATCGAGGACGAGGGCTGCGCTGAGCTGCTAAAGCGCCATGGCGACGTGATCCTTGCCTATCCTGTTTACTTTAGCGACCTGCCGCAGATCGTGCGCGAGTTTATTTACGAAAACAGCGCGAATTTCTGCGGCAAAAACGTCTTTATTATCGCTACGATGGAGATTTTTAGCGGCGACGGAGCGGGCTGCGCGGCTAGGATTCTAAAGCGGGCAGGCGCAAAGATAACGGGCGGCGCACACGTGAAAATGCCCGCGTTTATCCTCGACATGGCGATTTTTAGCTACTCGGCGCAGAAAAACGAGCGCCTGATCAAGGAGGCAAACGCCAAGCTAGAGCGCGCCTCGGAGGCATTTGCCGCGGGTAATCCGCCGCAAGAGGGGCTAGGCGTGCTATGCCGTATCGCGGGGCTTTTGGGGCAGCGGCTATGGATGAAAATTTGGGACAAAACGCCGTTTGCCAGGCGCAAACCGAGCCTCGATGCGGCGCGGTGCAACGGGTGCGGCGAGTGCGCAAAATCCTGCCCGATGCAAAATATAAAAATCGCGCACGGCAAGGCGAGATTTAGCGAGCGCTGCACGATTTGCTACAGATGCGTGAACAAGTGCAGGCAAAAGGCGATAACGATCCTCGGCAAGGCGGTAAATCTGGAAAAATCGGTCGCGGCGGAGTTTAAAGATATCTGA
- a CDS encoding YbaB/EbfC family nucleoid-associated protein codes for MFEGIDFSKMGQMLEEAQKKAQEIEQESQKREFSVKSGGGLISVRANGKGEVLDISIDDSLLEDKESLQILLISAINDVLKMIEDDRKNAASRMLGGFAGMGLGQ; via the coding sequence ATGTTTGAGGGGATAGATTTTTCAAAAATGGGACAGATGCTCGAGGAGGCGCAAAAAAAGGCGCAGGAGATTGAGCAGGAGAGCCAAAAGCGCGAGTTTAGCGTAAAAAGCGGCGGCGGGCTCATTAGCGTTAGAGCAAACGGCAAGGGCGAGGTGCTCGATATTAGCATCGACGACAGCTTGCTAGAGGACAAGGAGAGTTTGCAGATCTTGCTCATCAGCGCCATAAACGACGTGCTAAAGATGATCGAGGACGACCGCAAGAACGCCGCGTCAAGGATGCTAGGCGGCTTTGCCGGCATGGGGCTAGGGCAATGA
- a CDS encoding DUF7488 domain-containing protein, translating into MKRAAISRRLDAVFGLARLNFSGALDGVAVNLNSNLARKICSPLFAVFVICAFAASLRAEPRPTQDDFNACFEKNLPAMVNVAGNGGIAITPNLIAVPKGEIPVKNYVKFDPYLGLYLVASDAKLEPMKMADDNATKKSDWVSVTRDLNATVYGHVKAQAQALGELDVLTFDVNGTGAVLSPCCKLRGIAVGGDKFVPSRYLRHFAAYKDVYYGDVGAVFEERDGKLYVKSVDPLGRGAALMAGDEILSVNGEKFESLRELNERILFAKKGERLKFEIKRGDEVLRFGVAVSDDAAKKEQKAPMKADKKAAASDAKPQSIPQSSDAASVQKLYGMTFDEKLTVKSVDANSGAAKFGVRVGDKLIQVGQKTVSSRKEALGLLAKGGGQNLLFRRNGFDFFYNER; encoded by the coding sequence ATGAAACGCGCAGCTATCTCGCGCCGTTTGGACGCGGTTTTTGGACTTGCGCGGTTAAATTTTAGCGGCGCTTTGGACGGTGTGGCTGTAAATTTGAACTCAAATTTAGCCCGTAAAATTTGCTCTCCACTTTTTGCGGTTTTTGTGATTTGCGCATTTGCCGCGTCGCTTAGAGCCGAGCCGCGCCCGACGCAGGATGATTTTAACGCTTGCTTCGAGAAAAATTTGCCTGCTATGGTAAACGTCGCCGGTAACGGCGGCATCGCGATCACGCCAAATTTAATCGCCGTACCTAAAGGCGAAATCCCCGTGAAAAATTACGTCAAATTTGACCCGTATCTTGGCCTATATCTGGTTGCCTCGGACGCCAAACTCGAACCTATGAAGATGGCCGACGATAACGCGACGAAAAAAAGCGACTGGGTCAGCGTCACGCGCGATCTAAACGCGACCGTCTACGGCCACGTAAAGGCGCAGGCACAGGCGCTAGGCGAGCTGGACGTGCTCACGTTTGACGTAAACGGCACGGGTGCCGTGCTAAGTCCGTGCTGCAAGCTACGCGGTATCGCCGTGGGTGGGGACAAATTCGTCCCGAGCCGCTATCTAAGGCACTTTGCGGCGTATAAAGACGTGTACTACGGAGACGTGGGTGCGGTCTTTGAGGAGCGAGACGGCAAGCTCTACGTAAAGAGCGTCGATCCGCTCGGACGCGGCGCGGCACTGATGGCGGGAGACGAAATTTTGAGCGTAAACGGCGAGAAATTTGAGAGTTTGCGCGAGCTAAACGAGAGGATTTTGTTCGCCAAAAAGGGCGAGCGGCTCAAATTTGAGATCAAGCGCGGCGACGAGGTTTTGAGATTTGGCGTGGCGGTCTCTGACGATGCGGCCAAAAAAGAGCAAAAAGCGCCGATGAAGGCGGATAAAAAGGCCGCCGCTAGCGACGCAAAACCTCAGTCCATACCGCAAAGTAGCGATGCCGCGAGCGTGCAAAAGCTCTACGGCATGACATTTGACGAGAAGCTAACGGTAAAAAGCGTCGACGCGAACTCGGGTGCGGCGAAATTTGGCGTCAGAGTCGGCGACAAGCTGATACAAGTGGGGCAAAAAACGGTCTCAAGCCGCAAAGAAGCGCTCGGCCTGCTCGCTAAAGGCGGCGGTCAAAATTTGCTCTTTAGACGCAACGGCTTTGACTTTTTTTACAACGAGCGGTAG
- a CDS encoding polyprenyl synthetase family protein, with product MAEFKAFLSAHLPSSPSFHPCFDEALSYTLKSGGKHFRAMLVAGVVAAVRPERKEAAFHVALAFETMHSYSLIHDDLPAMDDSDLRRGQPSLHVKFDEVTAILAGDALNTHAFYQIARAPLDADARIKCVEILSRNAGIYGMALGQAVDCYFENQKLGLEELKFLHVHKTARLIAASLQAGCVVAGLDEAEAARIYDIGLDLGLAFQIADDIIDATQSAETAGKPTHNDGAKNSFTNLLGVEGAVQAKNELIAKIECELGGVHAGIRAIVTGLIDKHLR from the coding sequence TTGGCCGAGTTTAAGGCATTTTTGAGTGCGCATTTACCGAGCTCGCCTAGCTTTCATCCGTGTTTTGACGAGGCGCTCTCATACACGCTAAAATCGGGCGGCAAGCACTTTCGCGCGATGCTAGTCGCTGGCGTCGTAGCAGCGGTGCGTCCGGAGCGCAAAGAGGCGGCGTTTCACGTCGCGCTAGCATTTGAGACGATGCACAGCTACTCGCTCATCCACGACGATCTACCTGCGATGGACGACTCGGATCTGCGCCGCGGACAGCCTAGTCTGCACGTCAAATTTGACGAAGTGACGGCGATCCTGGCTGGCGACGCTCTAAACACCCACGCCTTTTATCAGATAGCAAGGGCTCCGCTAGACGCGGACGCGCGCATAAAATGCGTCGAGATCCTAAGCCGCAACGCCGGTATCTACGGCATGGCGCTAGGGCAGGCTGTGGATTGTTATTTCGAAAATCAAAAGCTAGGGCTTGAAGAGCTAAAATTTCTGCACGTCCACAAGACCGCGCGCCTCATCGCAGCAAGCTTGCAAGCAGGCTGCGTCGTGGCGGGGCTAGACGAGGCGGAGGCTGCGCGCATATACGACATCGGGCTTGATCTGGGGCTGGCGTTTCAGATCGCAGACGACATCATCGACGCGACGCAAAGCGCCGAAACGGCGGGCAAGCCGACGCATAACGATGGCGCGAAAAACTCCTTTACCAACCTTCTTGGCGTGGAGGGCGCGGTGCAGGCTAAAAACGAGCTCATCGCAAAGATAGAGTGCGAGCTAGGCGGCGTGCATGCTGGTATCCGCGCTATCGTGACGGGCCTCATCGACAAGCATTTGCGGTAA